From Bombyx mori chromosome 10, ASM3026992v2, a single genomic window includes:
- the LOC101738838 gene encoding uncharacterized protein LOC101738838 — protein sequence MQRDMDYDDVYVDVRSLPLKPPQPQLPPERAVRRPWHPVMWDSSIIGIPPPDVPVNDESQPKSREYPHKQRIRNLRRLIAEGKVNPTPETLIFFLCNKFAISDERKIKSKP from the exons ATGCAACGTGATATGGACTACGATGATGTCTATGTGGACGTACGTTCGCTGCCGCTCAAGCCGCCGCAACCGCAGCTGCCTCCGGAACGAGCGGTTCGTCGGCCCTGGCATCCTGTCATGTGGGACAGCTCTATTATCGGTATACCACCACCAGACGTCCCGGTAAACGACGAG TCTCAGCCCAAGTCTCGCGAGTACCCTCATAAGCAACGCATACGGAACTTGCGGCGACTCATCGCTGAAGGAAAAGTGAACCCCACACCTGAAACACTAATTTTCTTCCTCTGCAACAAGTTTGCTATTTCGGACGAACGAAAAATAAAGAGCAAGCCGTGA